Genomic DNA from Haloplanus sp. HW8-1:
CGTCAGCACCTGCTCGGAGATGTGCGGTTCCAGCGCGTCGTACTCGTACGGAAGTGGGTCGAGTTCGTAGCTCATGGGTGTAGCCTCCATACTGAGGGTCGGCCGGGATGCTGTTAAGCTTTGAGGAAGCGTACGCTAACACGCCACACGGTGCGTACGCGGGTGGCTCGGCGCTCGGGGTGGTCCCGCCGGGCGGTCGACAGCGCGGTCACGTGCCTACCGAACGACGACGTCGCCCCGGCGGTCGTACTCCAGCACGTCGGCCACGCTCGCGGCCGTCTCCGCGTCCGCGAACCGCTCGATCAGGTGGAGCGCCAGATCCAGCCCCGAGGTGATCCCGCCGGCGGTCACCACGTCGCCGTCGTCGACGACGCGGGCGTCGACCACCGTCGCGTCCGTCGCCCGCAGGTCGTCGAGCGCCCCGCGGTGGGTGACCGCGGGGCGACCGTCGAGGAGTCCGGCGCGAGCGAGGAGCATCCCTCCGGTACACACGGCGGCGAGCGTCGTCCCGGCGTCGTGGACGCGAGCCAGCGCGTCGTGGACGACGCCACGTTCGGCCTCGGCCCACGCCCCCTCTGATCGACGGTCGTTCCACCCGCCCCCGGGGACGACGAGGAGGTCCGGCGGCTCGTCGATCCGGAGAATCCCGTCGGGGGCGATCCGGAGACCGTGGGCCGCCGTCACGCGTCCGGTCCCACGCTCCTCGAGCGTGACGAGCGAGGTTTCCAGGGGAGCCCCCTCGTCGGCGGCCATCTCGAAGGCCTCGAACGGGCCGACCGCGTCCAGTTCGTCGACCCCGTCGTAGACGAGTATCGCGATGGTCGTCACGTCCGGACCGAGGACCCGAGCGACCATAGACCTACGCCCCGGCCCGGA
This window encodes:
- a CDS encoding DJ-1/PfpI family protein, encoding MVARVLGPDVTTIAILVYDGVDELDAVGPFEAFEMAADEGAPLETSLVTLEERGTGRVTAAHGLRIAPDGILRIDEPPDLLVVPGGGWNDRRSEGAWAEAERGVVHDALARVHDAGTTLAAVCTGGMLLARAGLLDGRPAVTHRGALDDLRATDATVVDARVVDDGDVVTAGGITSGLDLALHLIERFADAETAASVADVLEYDRRGDVVVR